CTGCAATAGACAGTTCAAAGTTTCTCCTTAGCCTTCTTTGTGAGGAAAAGGTATTTTCACACTTCAAATTCAACAGCGATAATGCAAGGGAATTAAAACAAAAAACTGTTTTCGTCCCGATGTACAGCGTCCTTTCAAAGGCACAGACAGAAAGAATAGCTCAGGCAATAAAAAAATATCAGGCAATAAACGGCTCCAATAACGATAACAGATGAGAAAAGGGCAGGATTTTTTAAAAAAAGTTTTCCCCTTCGATATAGATATAACGGCTGTTAGGTTTGGTTTTGCATCTTTTATTAATGTTCTTTATACAAGGCTTTTCAATATTGCCTCTCCAAAGGCCCCACCCTTACTGACATGGATTACAACGTTTGATTGCAATGCCTATTGTAAATTTTGTGCCACCCATAAGGTAAAACATAGTTGTCAGGAATCTGTCCCATACGAGAAGTTAATTAAAACAGCCCATGAAATAGGCAAAGCAGGTACATTTGTCGTAGGCTTCAGCGGCGGTGAGGTGTTGATGTGCCACTATCTCTTTGATGTAATCAAAGTGTTACATTCCTATGGCGTCAAGACCTATATTGTTACAAACGGCTTGCTTCTCAGAGAAAAAGCTGACGAGATACTACAAAGCAAGGTAGAGCTTGTTGTTGTCAGCATCGATAGCAGCACTGCAGAGGAACATGATAATTTCAGGGGTTTTCCCGGCCTCTATGAAAAATTGCTGGATGGTATACAATACATCAGAAGTAAACGGGAAAACTCTGTTCCATTAATAAAAGCCACAACGATATTAAATAAAAAAAATATTCCTAAAATAAATGTTATCCTCGATGATCTAAAAGCCTTCACAGACACTCAGTCACTCCAACCTATAGTAACCGGTTACCATGAAAACAGCCCTCACAGCAAAGCAGAAGAAGGGATAACCTCTTTCATGTTTCAACCTGAAGACAGGCCGCAACTTCAACATTATATAAATGAACTAATAAAAAACCATCCTGATTTTAACAGTTATTATTTCAGGCAAATTCCAACATATTACTTCGACCGTGAAAGGCTTCTTGAAATTCAATGCTGGTCTCCGTTTTTCAGGATGATGATTATGCCAAACGGCGATGTAGTTCACTGCCTTGCTAACCCAAAGTACCCCCCAATCGGTAATATTAAAGATTCCACAATTATGGAAATATGGAACAGCAGAGAAATGTTCAGACAACGCGAGGAAATACGTTTACATAAAAACAACTGTATCTGTTGGACCCAGGACGCCTCTTTCAATCAACTTATACATAACATCCCTCTATTTAACAGAATTCCGGTCTTTAAAAAACACAAGTAGAGTAAGCCGGTTATCAGAACCTCGGATAAAATTGACAGATGGGCATTATGAATAGTATGGGTTTTTCTACAACAAACACGTATCTTTAAATTTAGTTTTTAATCTTTGTACTTTACAAAAAAATAATAATTGTTCTCATTGGTTTTTATTGTTTTAAGTGTTTTTATTGTTTTAAATGTTTTCGGTTGATGTAAACCTGCATGGATACAAGGTTTAAGTGGTTGAACTATCCCATATCCGTACCTAACTATCCCATATCCGTACCTAACTATCCCATATCCGTACCTAACTATCCCATATCCGTACCTAACTATCCCATATCCGTACCTAATTATCCCTCTTGACATTGCATAGGGATAGTAGTATATAATTTATTATGTCCGAGAGCTATGATAAGAACCTTATAACAAAATCTAACAGACTTGTTGAAGCCCGCTATAAATTAACAGTGAATGAACAAAAATTAATTCTGTGGCTAATATCTAAGATAGAGCCAGACGATGAGGACTTTAAAATTTATACGTTAAAGATAACTGAATTTATGGACATGTTGGGGATTGAACATAAGGGAACTTATGCTGAGGTGCAAGAAATAACCTATAGGCTCATGGAAAAAGTTTTACAAATAAAAGAACCGGCTGGATTATTGCAGATAGCGTGGTTTTCATCGGCACAGTATTTTGATGGGAAAGGTTATGTTGAACTGGAATTTTCACCAAAATTAAAACCGTATCTCTTAGGACTGAAGGAACGATTTTTAAGTTACCGGCTACAAAATGTCATTCAATTAAAAAGCTCATATTCTATTAGAATTTACGAGTTGTTAAAGCAATATGAAAAAATTGGTACACGGATTTTCAAAATATCCGAATTTAAAAAAATGTTAGGGTTGGGCAATGAATATCCGTTATATAGTCACTTTAAGGAAAGGGTTATAACTGTTGCTCAAAAAGAGCTTAAAGTCCAAACTGACATTAGTTTTGAGTTTAGAGAGATTAAACTTGCCCGGAAAGTAACTGAAATAGAGTTTTTAATTATCAAAAATGAAAAGGTGATCAGAAATGGTAAGCAAGTGTCTGCCGATCCTATAGAAAAGACCATATTCAAATTAGAATATTATGAGAAAAATCTTTTTGATAAATTGCAGAAATATTACCAATTATCTCGTGAGCAAGCTCATGATGTCGTAATACGTATTTTGCCACAAATGGATAAAGAGTATATAGAGGGATTGCTAAATTACTGTTCTGGTTACTATGAAAAAAAGAAAAAGGAAAATATTAATGTCCACTTAGGAGCAATCACATGGAAAGCCTTACAAGAAGGATGGCAACCACAACAGAGCTTATTTGACATTGAAAGTAAAGAGAAAGAACATGCAGAACTGAAAAGACAAGCAGAGACCAAACGTAAAGAAAAAGAAAAACACGATAAAGAAATCCGCATCAAAGAACAAATTTACGAAGCTATTGAAAATCTTACACCAGAAGATAAATCAGAAATAGAGGAGGAATTTCCAAAATGGCTAAAAATAAATAATCCCTATAATTATAATAATAAATATCAACCGGACATGAGCTATGACATAATAAAGACAAGAATAAAAATAGATTTATATCATTTTATGAGAGAAAAATTAATACACGAATGAGCTTAGGAAATCAGAGGGAAAGGAAATATTCAATAAACAGTGTCAAGTCTGAAATCACCTTAAGCTGAGATACAGTTTGGCTCCGGTTTCTTAAGTGCTGGTTCTATTTCTCAGAACAGGGGCATCCCACCATGAGGATTATCGAAAGCATGGGCCTCCTTATGGCGAATATTTTGATATGGCTGCTCATAAAGATATTTATCCTGAATTTGCTCGTTTATAGGTTGAACTTGTTTTAACCGAAACAGATTGACTTATACTATAATATTGTGTACACTATAAATACTATATTGGCTTTTTAGGAATAACTACTATAATGGAAGATAGTCAAAGCAAAAACGATAAAGGAACTCAACCACAATTTAGAAATAAAACAGTTGCGTACCTGCGAGTATCTACAGGCCAGCAAGACCTCAATAATCAAAAATTGGAACTTCATGAATATGCCCACAAACACAACTTCAAGATTGATGAATTCTTTGAAGTTGAAGTGTCTTCTCGCAAATCAACTAAAGATAGAAAAATTGACAAACTCCTTGAGTATTTACAAGAAGGAGATTTTCTGATAGTCACAGAATTATCACGGTTGGGACGGAGTGTTGGGCAAATAATTCAAATCATTGATGCACTTATTAAGACAAACGTCAAGTTTCTTGCTGTTAAGGAATCCATCCAAATAAATGGCAAACAGGACATTCAGACGAAGACTATGATTACGATGTTCGCCTTGTTTGCTGAAATTGAAAGGGATTTAATATCTGAAAGGACAAAACAAGGGCTTTATGCTGCAAGAGAGAAAGGAAGGTTGATAGGACGCCCTAAAGGAACTGGTACGTCTAGGCTCGATGGGTTTAAGCCTGAAATCGAAGCTTTGTTAAACAATGGGAGCACTAAATCATTTATCGCTAAAAGATACAAAACTTCTCTTAATAACCTTTATAAATGGATGAAAAAGCATAAAATCCCATTAAGGCCAGGTTAGTTGCCTACTCCATTTATTAATCAGGGTTTACAGCTGTTTTCCGCCTCCAGCTTTAGGGCTTCTAAAAGTACAATAATCTCGGATGTTAAAAATGCCCGTAACCGTACTGAATTCAAGGATCTGTGCTCTAAAACATATGACAGATTTACCCTATACGGCAATAAATTTTTTTAGTAGATTAAAAATGTGGTACTCAAGAAGAAAACCTGGAAACTGTCTGTTAATTCTAAAAGAAATAACAGGCTTATAAAGTGATTTTGTTACTTTATAAATGAATCTGATTTTTAGGCTGTAATTTTCTAAGTATGATTCCCAGTTACTTATTGTATATGCGGCCATAGAAAGCATACTAATATAATTGTCATAATCTTCTGTGTACCACGGCATAAATATCCTTGACTCCTGGTCAAGGTTACTCCACTGTGCGGGTGTCGAGGGCGGTTTAAACCCGTGCTCTATGGCCAGATCGTATAGTTTTGAGCCTGGATAAGGAATAAACCTGCCAGGACTGAAGATAACACAATTAGGATTTTCCTCGGAAAGGCGCTTCATAAAAAGAGCGGTTTCTTTCAGGTCATCTATCGTTTCAGTAGGGATGCCGCATAGGATGTTATACATAGGAGTCAGCCGTGGATATTTTGCAAGCATTCTGTTGATTTCCAGAGATTGTTCAACAGTAATTCCTTTTTTCATAAGATTTAGTATCTTTTGTGAACCGCTTTCAACTCCGATATGAATGTAACGTACCCCTACCTCCTCAAGTAATTTAAAATCAACATCCGACATCTTTTTTACCTCATTTACCCTTATACCTCTTACGCCTATTTCCACTTTAAGCTTTCTCTTAAGCATCTCTTTTGCTATAGAGGAAAAATGGCTTACATCCACAAAGGTATCATCATCGTAGAAATATATGAAGTTAACCTTATAATTTTTAACAAGGTGCTCGATGTGGTTTACAACATCGGTGGCGGAATAAGGAACCCATTTCTGTTTGTTGTCTTTGTACCACACAGGGGAGATGCAAAAGGCGCAGTTGTACGGACATCCGCAACTGGTATAAATTGGAAACACTCGTTTCTTATTGCTCTTAAAATACTCCTCCAGAAACGGCTCTACCAATTTATAAGGTAGTTTTTTATAGTCCATGAACTCAAACGTATTGTTTATCTGCCCTATAACTAATTCGTTGTTTTTTTTGAAACACAGGCCATCTATGCTATGTAGATTGTCTGAGCCTGCAATGAGCGTCTCAACCAGTTTTGCAAACGACTCAGAGCCAAAACCACGAATACAGAAGTCAACTACATCAAGTTTTAATGTCTCCTCGGGCAGGACAGTGGGATAAGGCCCCCCCCATACAACTTGTATATTTTTAACACCTTTTACT
This region of Nitrospirota bacterium genomic DNA includes:
- a CDS encoding radical SAM protein — protein: MRKGQDFLKKVFPFDIDITAVRFGFASFINVLYTRLFNIASPKAPPLLTWITTFDCNAYCKFCATHKVKHSCQESVPYEKLIKTAHEIGKAGTFVVGFSGGEVLMCHYLFDVIKVLHSYGVKTYIVTNGLLLREKADEILQSKVELVVVSIDSSTAEEHDNFRGFPGLYEKLLDGIQYIRSKRENSVPLIKATTILNKKNIPKINVILDDLKAFTDTQSLQPIVTGYHENSPHSKAEEGITSFMFQPEDRPQLQHYINELIKNHPDFNSYYFRQIPTYYFDRERLLEIQCWSPFFRMMIMPNGDVVHCLANPKYPPIGNIKDSTIMEIWNSREMFRQREEIRLHKNNCICWTQDASFNQLIHNIPLFNRIPVFKKHK
- a CDS encoding replication initiation protein → MSESYDKNLITKSNRLVEARYKLTVNEQKLILWLISKIEPDDEDFKIYTLKITEFMDMLGIEHKGTYAEVQEITYRLMEKVLQIKEPAGLLQIAWFSSAQYFDGKGYVELEFSPKLKPYLLGLKERFLSYRLQNVIQLKSSYSIRIYELLKQYEKIGTRIFKISEFKKMLGLGNEYPLYSHFKERVITVAQKELKVQTDISFEFREIKLARKVTEIEFLIIKNEKVIRNGKQVSADPIEKTIFKLEYYEKNLFDKLQKYYQLSREQAHDVVIRILPQMDKEYIEGLLNYCSGYYEKKKKENINVHLGAITWKALQEGWQPQQSLFDIESKEKEHAELKRQAETKRKEKEKHDKEIRIKEQIYEAIENLTPEDKSEIEEEFPKWLKINNPYNYNNKYQPDMSYDIIKTRIKIDLYHFMREKLIHE
- a CDS encoding recombinase family protein; amino-acid sequence: MEDSQSKNDKGTQPQFRNKTVAYLRVSTGQQDLNNQKLELHEYAHKHNFKIDEFFEVEVSSRKSTKDRKIDKLLEYLQEGDFLIVTELSRLGRSVGQIIQIIDALIKTNVKFLAVKESIQINGKQDIQTKTMITMFALFAEIERDLISERTKQGLYAAREKGRLIGRPKGTGTSRLDGFKPEIEALLNNGSTKSFIAKRYKTSLNNLYKWMKKHKIPLRPG
- a CDS encoding B12-binding domain-containing radical SAM protein; this encodes MKKVLLIYPELGFVGSYVINVPISLVYVASKVSEMPDIEIEILDCRIEHNWKEILLKKIEFEDIFLVGISVMSGIPVAGAYAISKIVKGVKNIQVVWGGPYPTVLPEETLKLDVVDFCIRGFGSESFAKLVETLIAGSDNLHSIDGLCFKKNNELVIGQINNTFEFMDYKKLPYKLVEPFLEEYFKSNKKRVFPIYTSCGCPYNCAFCISPVWYKDNKQKWVPYSATDVVNHIEHLVKNYKVNFIYFYDDDTFVDVSHFSSIAKEMLKRKLKVEIGVRGIRVNEVKKMSDVDFKLLEEVGVRYIHIGVESGSQKILNLMKKGITVEQSLEINRMLAKYPRLTPMYNILCGIPTETIDDLKETALFMKRLSEENPNCVIFSPGRFIPYPGSKLYDLAIEHGFKPPSTPAQWSNLDQESRIFMPWYTEDYDNYISMLSMAAYTISNWESYLENYSLKIRFIYKVTKSLYKPVISFRINRQFPGFLLEYHIFNLLKKFIAV